Proteins encoded in a region of the Leifsonia sp. PS1209 genome:
- a CDS encoding cyclase family protein produces the protein MRIPTYDELATATPPRSSWGVFGADDRLGTINFLTPDRVADAARLVRTGRRFGLDHPITAFEPYPTGTRRPLEHHIFSNNEWHRDDYVDSFYLQSSSQIDALRHIGHPEHGFYNGFSSADNTAGSIELGVHTWADAGIVGRGVLLDLPRYFTAIGEPYDPASTIVVDAAMLDDIAARQNVSWHGGDLLLLRTGWAEQYLAKTPEERLRTPWRQSPGLAQREEVLRWLWDHEIALVAADNLAVEADPVLDSDFRTPGEKPPPRGVDHSGMLHRPLIALLGMALGELWKLDELAADCAADGVYEFLLTCKPLNLLGGVGSPPNAMAIK, from the coding sequence ATGAGAATCCCGACCTATGACGAGCTCGCCACCGCGACTCCTCCCCGCTCGAGCTGGGGCGTCTTCGGCGCCGACGACCGGCTCGGCACCATCAACTTCCTGACCCCCGACCGCGTCGCAGACGCCGCGCGTCTCGTCCGCACCGGCCGCCGGTTCGGACTCGACCACCCGATCACCGCGTTCGAGCCGTATCCCACCGGCACCCGCCGGCCGCTCGAGCACCACATCTTCTCCAACAACGAATGGCACAGGGACGACTACGTCGACTCCTTCTATCTGCAGTCGTCGTCGCAGATCGACGCCCTGCGCCACATCGGGCATCCCGAGCACGGCTTTTACAACGGCTTCTCCTCCGCGGACAACACCGCCGGCTCGATCGAGCTCGGGGTGCACACCTGGGCGGACGCCGGCATCGTGGGCCGGGGCGTGCTGCTCGACCTGCCCCGCTACTTCACCGCGATCGGCGAGCCGTACGATCCGGCGTCGACCATCGTCGTGGATGCGGCGATGCTCGACGACATCGCCGCCAGGCAGAACGTGTCGTGGCACGGCGGCGACCTCCTGCTCCTGCGCACGGGCTGGGCAGAGCAATACCTCGCGAAGACGCCGGAGGAGCGGCTGCGGACCCCGTGGCGTCAGTCGCCCGGGCTCGCACAGCGCGAGGAGGTGCTGCGCTGGCTGTGGGACCACGAGATCGCCCTCGTGGCCGCCGACAACCTCGCGGTCGAGGCCGACCCCGTCCTGGACAGCGACTTCCGCACCCCCGGCGAGAAGCCACCGCCCCGCGGGGTCGACCACAGCGGGATGCTGCACCGCCCGCTGATCGCGCTCCTCGGCATGGCACTCGGCGAGCTGTGGAAGCTGGACGAGCTCGCCGCGGACTGCGCGGCGGACGGGGTCTACGAGTTCCTCCTCACCTGCA
- a CDS encoding helix-turn-helix domain-containing protein gives MANIEGSGEASGSDIQAVARVGQICSLFGPHTTDLTAAEVAERLGLNRTTAYRYCASLAAAGILERGARRGSFALGGLMLQLGIHALTRRRVTEIAPPYLAELSAAVRMTAVLSLWGARGPVVALVEEDRSRTAVVTVRAGSQLDATAAQTRVFLGHLDDERAFGWVTEGATSAERAELEAAVYTARRSGYCITPQSGGVFSLAAPVFDEYGIAATVGLLGADPQADLTAGSPIITALLNTTAALTNELRRIPDGRPHENPDL, from the coding sequence ATGGCGAACATCGAAGGCAGTGGCGAAGCATCCGGATCCGACATCCAGGCGGTCGCCCGCGTCGGCCAGATCTGCTCCCTCTTCGGTCCGCACACGACCGATCTGACGGCAGCAGAAGTGGCTGAGCGGCTCGGCCTGAACCGCACCACGGCGTATCGATACTGCGCGTCGCTCGCTGCGGCAGGGATCCTCGAGCGCGGGGCGAGGCGCGGATCGTTCGCCCTCGGCGGGCTCATGCTCCAACTCGGGATCCACGCCCTCACCCGGCGCCGGGTGACCGAGATCGCGCCGCCGTACCTCGCCGAGCTGAGCGCCGCCGTCCGCATGACGGCGGTGCTCAGCCTCTGGGGAGCCCGCGGCCCGGTCGTCGCACTGGTCGAGGAAGACAGGAGCAGGACCGCCGTCGTCACCGTGCGGGCCGGCTCCCAGCTCGACGCGACGGCCGCCCAGACGCGGGTCTTCCTCGGCCACCTGGACGACGAGCGCGCCTTCGGCTGGGTGACGGAGGGGGCGACGTCCGCTGAACGGGCCGAGCTGGAAGCTGCCGTATACACAGCCAGGCGATCCGGATACTGCATCACCCCGCAGTCCGGCGGCGTCTTCTCCCTCGCGGCCCCTGTCTTCGACGAATACGGGATCGCCGCCACCGTCGGCCTCCTCGGCGCAGACCCGCAAGCCGACCTCACGGCCGGCTCGCCCATCATCACCGCACTCTTGAACACGACGGCGGCGCTCACCAACGAGCTCCGCCGCATCCCGGACGGACGACCACATGAGAATCCCGACCTATGA
- a CDS encoding extracellular solute-binding protein — translation MVSRSRTLPIGVAALAVTALLSGCAGGSAGAPSSTSAKADAPATITYVGYGGAGQDAQIQAWQKPYTAAHPNITFVNTSPPDVAQVKAQVDSGSVQWDVVATAPYAAQQNCGTLFEKLDLSKVDQSQLVKGTVGDCYIGNWINATPIAYRTDAFPNGGPKTVADFFNKKRFPGQRGIVTNLQNGILEYPLLADGVKPDDLYPLDVDRALDKLSEIRDVTTFAPNVGALQQAVQSKQVDMFLLPDSRLVPLLQSGMKLTIVWDETVAALNAFAIPKGAPNKKAAVDFISSVVEPEQVAKISELLGVAPVNKEAKPKLDQYTKQVQVYGPVNKGGTVLQDVDWYAKNFNETSTKLTTWLAG, via the coding sequence ATGGTGTCCAGATCCAGGACCTTGCCCATCGGCGTCGCCGCACTCGCGGTCACCGCCCTGCTCTCCGGATGCGCAGGCGGCAGCGCCGGCGCCCCCAGCAGCACCAGCGCGAAGGCGGACGCGCCCGCGACGATCACGTACGTCGGCTACGGCGGCGCCGGCCAGGACGCACAGATCCAGGCCTGGCAGAAGCCGTATACCGCTGCGCACCCGAACATCACGTTCGTGAACACCTCGCCGCCCGACGTCGCCCAGGTGAAGGCGCAGGTCGACAGCGGCTCCGTGCAGTGGGACGTCGTGGCGACCGCGCCGTACGCCGCGCAACAGAACTGCGGCACGCTCTTCGAGAAGCTCGACCTGTCCAAGGTCGATCAGAGCCAGCTCGTCAAGGGCACCGTGGGCGACTGCTACATCGGCAACTGGATCAACGCCACACCGATCGCGTACCGCACGGACGCCTTCCCCAACGGCGGCCCGAAGACCGTCGCCGACTTCTTCAACAAGAAGCGGTTCCCCGGGCAGCGCGGCATCGTCACCAACCTGCAGAACGGCATCCTGGAGTACCCGCTGCTGGCGGACGGCGTGAAGCCGGACGACCTCTACCCGCTCGACGTCGACCGCGCGCTCGACAAGCTCAGCGAGATCCGCGACGTCACGACGTTCGCGCCCAACGTGGGAGCGCTGCAGCAGGCGGTCCAGTCCAAGCAGGTCGACATGTTCCTGCTGCCGGACTCCCGGCTGGTGCCCCTGCTCCAGAGCGGGATGAAGCTGACCATCGTCTGGGACGAGACCGTCGCTGCGCTCAACGCCTTCGCGATCCCCAAGGGAGCGCCGAACAAGAAGGCGGCGGTCGACTTCATCTCCAGCGTGGTCGAGCCGGAGCAGGTCGCGAAGATCTCCGAGCTGCTCGGCGTCGCCCCGGTGAACAAGGAGGCGAAGCCGAAACTCGACCAGTACACCAAGCAGGTCCAGGTCTACGGTCCAGTCAACAAGGGAGGCACTGTGCTCCAGGACGTCGACTGGTACGCGAAGAACTTCAACGAGACCTCCACCAAGCTGACCACCTGGCTCGCCGGGTGA
- a CDS encoding ABC transporter ATP-binding protein, whose translation MTLSTQETAVRSAAATTARQGTRIRLADVTKQYGNAAPAVDRISLTIEPGEFMTLLGPSGSGKTTTLNLIAGFETLTSGTIALNGTDVGSLPPHKRNLGMLFQNYALFPHLTVAQNIAYPLRERKVPKAEIAQRVAAVLELVQLPGRDGDYPSQLSGGQQQRVALARAIVFNPAALLLDEPLGALDRNLRGALQTEIRRIHREVGSTFVFVTHDQEEAMNLSDRIALFNSGQIEQVGSPEQLYRRPDTLFTARFLGDSNVFDLSDASIGARVGWEGESWAVDPATVADHPGVNAHAAVVVRPEDVRITLDAAQVPAGSNTLRATVRDLEYMGSYRTAMLELGRTRQLGRARIDALDSTVLLGDEVTAWWKPERQRIVAA comes from the coding sequence TTGACCCTCTCGACCCAGGAAACCGCCGTTCGGTCGGCGGCAGCAACGACCGCCCGTCAGGGCACCCGGATCCGGCTGGCGGACGTGACGAAGCAGTACGGCAATGCCGCCCCGGCCGTCGACCGCATCTCGCTCACGATCGAGCCGGGCGAGTTCATGACCCTGCTCGGCCCCAGCGGCTCCGGCAAGACCACGACGCTCAACCTCATCGCCGGATTCGAGACGCTGACCTCCGGCACCATCGCACTGAACGGAACCGACGTCGGATCGTTGCCTCCGCACAAGCGCAACCTCGGGATGCTGTTTCAGAACTACGCGCTCTTCCCACATCTGACGGTGGCGCAGAACATCGCGTACCCGCTCCGGGAGCGCAAGGTCCCGAAGGCCGAGATCGCTCAGCGGGTCGCCGCCGTGCTGGAGCTCGTCCAGCTTCCCGGGCGCGACGGCGACTATCCGTCGCAGCTCTCCGGGGGACAGCAGCAGCGCGTCGCACTCGCCAGGGCGATCGTGTTCAACCCGGCTGCGCTGCTCCTCGACGAGCCGCTCGGCGCACTCGACCGCAACCTGCGCGGGGCGCTGCAGACCGAGATCCGGCGGATCCACCGCGAGGTCGGCTCCACTTTCGTCTTCGTGACGCACGACCAGGAGGAGGCTATGAACCTCTCCGACCGGATCGCGCTCTTCAACAGCGGGCAGATCGAGCAGGTCGGCTCTCCTGAGCAGCTCTACCGGCGGCCGGACACGCTGTTCACCGCCCGTTTCCTCGGCGACTCCAACGTCTTCGACCTGTCGGACGCATCCATCGGCGCACGCGTCGGCTGGGAGGGCGAATCCTGGGCGGTCGACCCGGCGACCGTCGCCGACCATCCCGGCGTGAACGCGCACGCGGCAGTGGTCGTGCGGCCGGAGGATGTGCGCATCACCCTCGATGCCGCCCAGGTTCCCGCCGGCAGCAACACCCTGCGCGCCACCGTCCGCGACCTGGAGTACATGGGCTCCTATCGCACCGCCATGCTCGAGCTCGGCCGAACGCGACAGCTCGGCCGGGCCCGCATCGACGCTCTCGACTCCACCGTGCTCCTCGGCGACGAGGTGACCGCCTGGTGGAAGCCGGAACGCCAGCGGATCGTCGCCGCCTGA
- a CDS encoding ABC transporter permease, whose protein sequence is MTTTTRPRRPRPAWLLLVPALGLLAVVLLVPLGQSLVRSFGAPQFTLDHYAKLFTDGVTLTVLGRTAVTAVIVTIVAFLLGYPYAYLMTRVGPRLRGVMLVIVLIPFWTSVMARNYAWIVLLQRGGPVQSVFEFFGAGDIAFQGSVLGVTIAMSQVLLPFMVLPLFSSLGAIDRRLLLAARGLGSSPLVAFWKVYWPLSRGGVVSGLILVFTLSLGFYVTPALLGSPQQSLIAQLLAQRTTQLLDFAGAGALGILVLVITLALVAWANRFGGTISAIGVTSTSPTKEQR, encoded by the coding sequence ATGACGACGACGACGAGGCCACGGCGGCCGCGCCCGGCTTGGCTGCTCCTGGTGCCGGCACTCGGCCTGCTGGCCGTGGTGCTCCTGGTGCCCCTCGGCCAGAGCCTGGTGCGCAGCTTCGGCGCGCCCCAATTCACACTGGACCACTACGCGAAACTGTTCACGGACGGGGTCACCCTCACGGTCCTCGGCCGGACGGCGGTCACAGCGGTGATCGTGACCATCGTCGCGTTCCTGCTCGGCTACCCGTACGCCTACCTGATGACCAGGGTGGGACCACGGCTGCGCGGCGTGATGCTGGTGATCGTGCTCATCCCGTTCTGGACGTCGGTGATGGCGCGCAACTACGCCTGGATCGTGCTGCTGCAGCGCGGCGGACCGGTGCAGAGCGTCTTCGAGTTCTTCGGAGCGGGCGACATCGCGTTCCAGGGCAGTGTCCTCGGCGTCACGATCGCGATGAGCCAGGTGCTGCTGCCCTTCATGGTGCTTCCGCTGTTCAGCTCGCTGGGCGCCATCGACCGCCGGCTGCTGCTGGCAGCGCGCGGCCTGGGATCGTCGCCACTCGTGGCGTTCTGGAAGGTCTACTGGCCGCTCTCCCGCGGCGGTGTCGTCTCCGGGCTCATCCTGGTGTTCACGCTGAGCCTCGGCTTCTACGTCACTCCCGCGCTGCTCGGGTCCCCGCAGCAGTCGCTGATCGCCCAACTGCTCGCCCAGCGGACCACGCAGTTGCTCGACTTCGCCGGAGCAGGTGCCCTCGGCATCCTCGTGCTGGTGATCACGCTCGCGCTGGTCGCCTGGGCCAACAGGTTCGGCGGCACCATCTCGGCGATCGGCGTCACCAGCACATCCCCAACGAAGGAGCAGCGATGA
- a CDS encoding ABC transporter permease: MTALQEHAAPSIDDDAAAQRRGGRTRRRRDRGTDPIPWWLIVIGAAVALYFILPTLVVIPLSFSSASAFEFPPTDFSLRWYEKFFTDPIWLTSLGNSFLVAILAALIATVVGTAAAVGLDRLAGRFAGFLRTLLMISMVTPAIVVAVAVYISFLQWHLVGSLLGYVLAHAALGVPFVLVSVSTALGGFDANLLRASASLGAAPFRSFLTVTMPLISRGVLTGAIFAFVTSFDEVVIALFLRSPTFQTLPVQMYNSVTFELDPTISASSSLVVVAVTIIFLVPLIVGSRKKKTR; the protein is encoded by the coding sequence ATGACCGCACTGCAGGAGCACGCGGCCCCGAGCATCGACGACGACGCGGCAGCGCAGCGCCGCGGAGGGCGGACCCGGCGCCGCCGCGACCGCGGGACCGACCCGATCCCCTGGTGGCTGATCGTCATCGGTGCGGCCGTCGCCCTCTACTTCATCCTCCCGACGCTGGTGGTCATCCCGCTCAGCTTCAGCTCGGCGTCCGCGTTCGAATTCCCGCCCACGGACTTCTCCCTGCGCTGGTACGAGAAGTTCTTCACCGACCCGATCTGGCTCACCTCGCTCGGCAACTCCTTCCTCGTGGCCATCCTGGCCGCGCTGATCGCGACCGTGGTCGGCACGGCGGCTGCGGTCGGGCTCGACCGGCTGGCTGGAAGGTTCGCCGGCTTCCTGCGCACGCTGCTGATGATCTCGATGGTCACCCCGGCGATCGTCGTGGCCGTGGCCGTGTACATCTCCTTCCTCCAGTGGCACCTGGTCGGGAGCCTGCTCGGCTACGTGCTCGCCCACGCGGCGCTCGGAGTGCCGTTCGTGCTGGTGTCCGTGTCGACGGCGCTCGGGGGGTTCGACGCGAATCTGCTGCGCGCCTCCGCCTCTCTCGGGGCAGCGCCGTTCCGGTCGTTCCTCACCGTGACCATGCCGCTGATCAGCCGAGGCGTGCTCACCGGAGCCATCTTCGCGTTCGTCACCTCGTTCGACGAGGTCGTGATCGCCCTGTTCCTGCGCTCGCCCACGTTCCAGACGCTCCCTGTGCAGATGTACAACAGCGTCACGTTCGAGCTCGACCCCACCATTTCCGCCTCGTCGAGCCTCGTCGTCGTCGCGGTGACCATCATCTTCCTCGTGCCGCTCATCGTCGGCAGCCGCAAGAAGAAGACCCGTTAG
- a CDS encoding DUF6282 family protein has product MLATDDTPTPSPALLKVLEGAVDLHVHSGPSPFPRRLDHVEASYDAARIGMRAILIKSHHHNTVMDLLAMGDRLREAPTPAYGGVALNSEVGGINPSAVAVAIQMGGRAVWGPTVSAGQHIRAHSHDDGFPTAGSNLEEKEETVWAADGNVSAETVRVTQLIGQADIMLSGGHLDAESMKALFATAKENGVRRLLLHHPDFIVNASDNDVEEMIGLGAFVEHELSMYHPGVPAPGFPISQLVDWIEKVGPEHTVIDSDLGQKGNPLPVDGYLYVVQQLLDHGVKEQDIRQMICRNTAFLLGLEASNR; this is encoded by the coding sequence ATGCTCGCCACCGATGACACGCCCACCCCGTCCCCCGCGCTGCTGAAGGTTCTCGAGGGAGCCGTCGATCTGCATGTCCACTCCGGCCCGAGCCCGTTCCCGCGCCGGCTCGATCACGTGGAGGCGTCGTACGACGCCGCACGCATCGGCATGCGCGCCATCCTGATCAAGTCGCACCACCACAACACGGTGATGGACCTGCTCGCGATGGGCGACCGCCTCAGGGAGGCGCCGACCCCGGCATACGGCGGGGTCGCGCTCAACTCGGAGGTCGGCGGCATCAACCCGTCGGCCGTCGCCGTCGCCATCCAGATGGGCGGTCGCGCCGTGTGGGGGCCGACGGTCTCGGCCGGCCAGCACATCCGCGCGCACAGCCACGACGACGGGTTCCCGACCGCCGGGTCGAACCTGGAAGAGAAGGAGGAGACGGTCTGGGCCGCCGACGGGAACGTCTCGGCGGAGACCGTGCGGGTGACGCAGCTGATCGGTCAGGCAGACATCATGCTCTCCGGCGGCCACCTCGACGCCGAGTCGATGAAGGCGCTGTTCGCGACCGCGAAGGAGAACGGCGTGCGTCGCCTGCTCCTGCACCACCCGGACTTCATCGTCAACGCATCGGACAACGATGTGGAGGAGATGATCGGCCTGGGCGCCTTCGTGGAGCACGAGTTGTCGATGTACCACCCGGGCGTCCCCGCCCCCGGTTTCCCGATCTCCCAGCTCGTCGACTGGATCGAGAAGGTCGGACCCGAGCACACGGTGATCGACTCCGACCTCGGCCAGAAGGGCAACCCGCTCCCGGTCGACGGCTACCTGTATGTGGTGCAGCAGCTGCTCGACCACGGGGTGAAGGAGCAGGACATCCGGCAGATGATCTGCCGCAACACGGCGTTCCTGCTCGGCCTCGAGGCGAGCAACCGGTGA
- a CDS encoding helix-turn-helix domain-containing protein — protein MIEQTAAHGDEPRAIALPDSDRGGIQSIERAAMVLDLFDQHTRTLSPALVSERLGLNRTTAHRYLLSLQASGFLSASYGPGRLIDQLSGLVSSRQQILSLAPTMLRQLSDATGLTAVLSFLGRSGAVVAHVEEANAGTIVLTVRVGAALELKAAQTRVLLAFQSDPTVVPRLHAGLDAEEARRENAELALIRRDRIAWADLGRVGLASVAAPVFGDHDIQAAMAVLGTTTMLPASGESAERVAMLREAAEQLGAMVNG, from the coding sequence ATGATCGAGCAGACTGCAGCACACGGCGACGAGCCCCGGGCGATCGCCCTCCCCGATTCCGACAGGGGCGGCATCCAGTCGATCGAGCGCGCCGCGATGGTCCTGGACCTCTTCGACCAGCACACGCGGACGCTCTCCCCCGCCCTCGTCTCGGAGCGCCTCGGCCTCAACCGCACGACCGCGCACCGCTACCTGCTCTCGCTTCAGGCGTCCGGCTTCCTCAGCGCGTCGTACGGCCCCGGCCGCCTCATCGACCAGCTCTCCGGACTGGTGTCGAGCAGACAGCAGATCCTGTCACTGGCCCCGACGATGCTCCGACAGCTCTCCGACGCCACCGGCCTGACCGCTGTCCTCAGCTTCCTCGGCCGCTCCGGCGCGGTCGTCGCCCACGTCGAGGAGGCGAACGCCGGCACGATCGTGCTCACGGTCAGGGTCGGTGCGGCGCTCGAACTCAAAGCCGCCCAGACCAGAGTGCTCCTCGCCTTCCAGTCCGACCCGACCGTCGTCCCTCGCCTGCACGCGGGACTCGATGCAGAGGAGGCCAGGCGCGAGAACGCCGAACTGGCCCTCATCCGCCGCGACCGCATCGCCTGGGCCGATCTCGGCAGGGTCGGACTGGCGTCCGTGGCGGCGCCGGTGTTCGGCGACCACGACATCCAGGCGGCGATGGCCGTCCTGGGGACCACGACGATGCTCCCCGCCTCCGGCGAGTCTGCGGAGCGTGTGGCGATGCTCAGAGAAGCCGCCGAGCAACTCGGCGCGATGGTGAACGGATGA
- a CDS encoding 3-keto-5-aminohexanoate cleavage protein — translation MKAAEKVIISTAVTGSVNVPSQSDHLPLSADQVVASALEAVAAGSAIIHLHARHPDGRPAWEAEVYEQIVPRILEQTDAVINITTGGSSAMSMQERLAGALRFAPELASLNMGSMNFVYSGIADKVTEWKHEWERQYVLNTYSQPFINSFDRIEYTLRELGEKLGTRFEYECYDIGHLYTLAYFADRGLVKPPFLIQGVFGILGGIGADHANLTHMVAIADKLFGDEYAFSAFAAGRAQLQFGTHSAWLGGHVRVGLEDSLWIGKGELATSNAQQVRKIRAVVEDLGRPIATPDDARRMLALKGADLVTL, via the coding sequence GTGAAGGCGGCAGAGAAGGTGATCATCAGCACGGCCGTCACCGGTTCGGTGAACGTGCCGTCGCAGAGCGATCACCTGCCCCTCTCCGCCGACCAGGTGGTTGCGTCGGCGCTGGAGGCGGTGGCAGCCGGGTCGGCCATCATCCACCTCCACGCCCGCCACCCGGATGGCCGCCCTGCCTGGGAGGCCGAGGTGTACGAGCAGATCGTGCCGCGCATCCTGGAGCAGACGGACGCGGTGATCAACATCACCACCGGCGGCTCGTCGGCGATGTCGATGCAGGAGCGCCTGGCCGGGGCCCTGCGATTCGCCCCGGAGCTGGCATCCCTCAACATGGGCTCGATGAACTTCGTGTACTCCGGGATCGCGGACAAGGTGACGGAGTGGAAGCACGAGTGGGAGCGGCAGTACGTGCTGAACACGTACTCCCAGCCGTTCATCAACTCCTTCGACCGCATCGAGTACACCCTGCGCGAGCTCGGTGAGAAGCTCGGGACCCGGTTCGAGTACGAGTGCTACGACATCGGGCACCTCTACACGCTGGCATACTTCGCCGACCGCGGGCTCGTGAAGCCTCCGTTCCTCATCCAGGGCGTCTTCGGCATCCTGGGCGGCATCGGCGCCGACCACGCGAACCTGACCCACATGGTGGCCATCGCCGACAAACTCTTCGGCGACGAATACGCCTTCTCGGCCTTCGCGGCCGGGCGCGCACAGCTGCAGTTCGGCACCCACAGCGCCTGGCTCGGCGGGCACGTCCGGGTGGGACTGGAGGACAGCCTGTGGATCGGCAAGGGAGAGCTCGCGACGAGCAACGCCCAGCAGGTCCGCAAGATCCGCGCCGTGGTCGAAGACCTCGGCCGGCCGATCGCGACGCCGGACGACGCCCGCCGGATGC